CAATAACTGGCTgacaacatttcatgacatttacatttttgtcatttagcagacgctcttatccagagcgacttacagttagtgagtgcatacgttttcatactggtcccccgtgggaaacgaacccacaaccctggcgttgcaagcgccatgctataccaactgagctacaggggaccaccacagccctaacaGTACCTTCCCCAATTTCAGCCTGTTTGCTTATGTTTTGTCTAGTGAATACAACCCTGTCCCCTGGGATTTCACGCGGTAACCCCCACGCTTGCTGCGACAGGTGGATTCACTTGGGAGTCACAGTGGTCTCCTAGTTACAGCTCTCAACCACTATGGTAGAATGATCCAATCTATAGCTAGCCAAATCTAAAACAGACCCTTAACCAAACCCTTGACTCTAACTCTATTCTTAACCAATTATGAAATTAAATATCGGTTTGCAGGTCAGGAGTGTCCGTATAGTTTTGCCCGAGGAGATCGTAATATGTAGGAGCATTAACATAGAGGCGTCCCTAATGGTAATATGCAAATActtgctagaacgcgccaataggatctcgctagctcgtccTTGGCTCCGCCCACCTCCTTGATTGTTCTGCTCACTATGATTCATTTGCagccattggaaacgacaggcgaCTATGGCctgtcttgggttagttataaacatCTTTGAAAAGCACAGAAAGAACACATATTTGGCATTAGTCAAAACGAAAAAACTAAGACTTAGAAGGCCCTCCTCTGGACATTACCACTATTTACATCCATCCACACACGAACTGAACCGTACCACTCGAAGGAGATTACAATCACATAAAATGGATCCTCATGTAAAAACATGACGTCTCCACCCCGTTACATACTTCACACCAGTAGATGGCGGTAACGCGTCATTATGCCAGTTCGCCATCTGCTTGGAGAGTAGAGTAAGAATTCAACAAGACGTAGAAAACGGAACAAAACATGGCAGAGCAAGTTAGTAGTGAAACATTGGAAGACAGGTCGGACTCTGCTGCAGTGTTGCAGGACCTTCGAAGTGTTCTGGTCACCAGCGTGCTTAACCTGGAGAAGCTGGAGATAGATCTGTACAGGTAGCTAGCACATTGTTAGCCTGCCCAACACTCACCTTTGGCCTACTATTAACAGATTAGGACAGCcagctcgctagctagctactgctcGACATTTACCTCTTGTTGTTTAGTTGTACTGTGGCAATGTCAAGTTTTAATTGTGATGCAACTCAGTATAAACTTGTGCTCCCTCATCTGGTAAATTCAGgttctaactgtgtgtgtgtgtgtgtgtgtgtgtgtgtgtgtgtgtgtgtgtgtgtgtgtgtgtgtgtgtgtgtgtgtgtgtctgtctctgtctgcgtTACAGAGGGACTCACCACTGGGTGCCCCGTAGCCGTCGCCTGTTTGGGGGTCAAATCATTGGTCAGGCCCTGGTGGCGGCAGCAGAGTCGGTCAGTGACAACGTATTCGCTCACTCTCTCCACTGCTACTTCGTACGGGCAGGTGAGGAGCAGACATTCCGTTAACATTACCACAATATTACAACAATACCACATGTTATACAGACAATTGtgtgcttctgcattgcttgctgtttggggttttaggctgggtttctgtataagcactttgtgacatctgctgatgtaaaaagggctttaaatAAATGTCATTGATGGAACCATAACTTCATACTGGGCCAGTGAGGATCTGACATTCAGTCAACATTACCACAACATCCCACAGATTATACAGTCAACATTACCACAACATCCCACAGATTATACAGTCAACATTACCACAACATCCCACAGATTATACAGTCAACATTACCACAACATCCCACAGATTATACAGTCAACATTACTACAACATCCCACAGATTATACAGTCAACATTACCACAGGTTAAACCAGGGGTTATCAAATCTTACCCTAGGAGGTCTGTAGTACTGCAGGTTtcctgttctacctgatcattaattgcacccacctggtgtcccaggtctaaatcagtccctggttagaggggaatcacccacctggtgtcccaggtctaaatcagtccctggttagaggggaatcacccacctggtgtcccaggtctaaatcagtccctgattagagggggaatcacccacctggtgtcccaggtctaaatcagtccctgattagaggggaatcacccacctggtgtcccaggtctaaaccagtccctgattagagggggaatcacccacctggtgtcccaggtctaaatcagtccctggttagaggggaatcacccacctggtgtcccaggtctaaatcagtccctggttaaaggggaatcacccacctggtgtcccaggtctaaatcagtccctggttagaggggaatcacccacctggtgtcccaggtctaaatcagtccctggttagaggggaatcacccacctggtgtcccaggtctaaaatcagtccctggttagaggggaatcacccacctggtgtcccaggtctaaatcagtccctgattagaggggaatcacccacctggtgtcccaggtctaaatcagtccctggttagaggggaatcacccacctggtgtcccaggtctaaaccagtccctgattagaggggaatcacccacctggtgtcccaggtctaaatcagtccctgattagaggggaatcacccacctggtgtcccaggtctaaatcagtccctgattagagggggaatcaccccctggtgtcccaggtctaaatcagtccctggttagagggggaatcacccacctggtgtcccaggtctaaatcagtccctgattagaggggaatcacccacctggtgtcccaggtctaaaccagtccctgattagagggggaatcacccacctggtgtcccaggtctaaaccagtccctgattagagggggaatcacccacctggtgtcccaggtctaaatcagtccctgattagagggggaatcacccacctggtgtcccaggtctaaatcagtccctgactagagggggaatcacccacctggtgtcccaggtctaaatcagtccctgattagaggggaatcacccacctggtgtcccaggtctaaatcagtccctgattagagggggaatcacccacctggtgtcccaggtctaaatcagtccctggttagaggggaatcacccacctggtgtcccaggtctagaccagtccctgattagagggggaatcacccacctggtgtcccaggtctaaaccagtccctgattagagggggaatcacccacctggtgtcccaggtctagaccagtccctgatcagaggggaatcacccacctggtgtcccaggtctaaatcagtccctgactagaggggaatcacccacctggtgtcccaggtctaaatcagtccctgattagaggggaatcacccacctggtgtcccaggtctaaatcagtccctgattagaggggaatcacccacctggtgtcccaggtctaaatcagtccctggttagaggggaatcacccacctggtgtcccaggtctagaccagtccctgattagaggggaatcacccacctggtgtcccaggtctaaaccagtccctgattagaggggaatcacccacctggtgtcccaggtctagaccagtccctgatcagagggggaatcacccacctggtgtcccaggtctaaatcagtccctggttagagggggaatcacccacctggtgtcccaggtctaaatcagtccctggttagagggggaatcacccacctggtgtcccaggtctaaaccagtccctgattagaggggaatcacccacctggtgtcccaggtctaaatcagtccctgatcagaggggaatcacccccctggtgtcccaggtctaaatcagtccctggttagaggggaatcacccacctggtgtcccaggtctaaatcagtccctgactagaggggaatcacccacctggtgtcccaggtctaaatcagtccctggttagagggggaatcacccacctggtgtcccaggtctaaatcagtccctgattagaggggaatcacccacctggtgtcccaggtctaaatcagtccctggttagaggggaatcacccacctggtgtcccaggtctaaatcagtccctgattagaggggaatcacccacctggtgtcccaggtctagaccagtccctgattagaggggaatcacccacctggtgtcccaggtctaaatcagtccctgattagaggggaatcacccacctggtgtcccaggtctaaaccagtccctggttagaggggaatcacccccctggtgtcccaggtctaaatcagtccctggttaaaggggaatcacccacctggtgtcccaggtctaaatcagtccctggttaaaggggaatcacccacctggtgtcccaggtctaaatcagtccctgattagaggggaatcacccacctggtgtcccaggtctaaatcagtccctggttagggggggaatcacccacctggtgtcccaggtctaaaccagtccctgatcagagggggaatcacccacctggtgtcccaggtctaaatcagtccctggttagagggggaatcacccacctggtgtcccaggtctagaccagtccctgattagaggggaatcacccacctggtgtcccaggtgtaaatcagtccctgattagaggggaatcacccacctggtgtcccaggtctaaaccagtccctgattagaggggaatcacccacctggtgtcccaggtctaaatcagtccctggttagaggggaatcacccacctggtgtcccaggtctaaatcagtccctggttagaggggaatcacccacctggtgtcccaggtctaaatcagtccctggttaaaggggaatcacccacctggtgtcccaggtctaaatcagtccctggttagaggggaatcacccacctggtgtcccaggtctaaatcagtccctgattagaggggaatcacccacctggtgtcccaggtctaaatcagtccctgattagaggggaatcacccacctggtgtcccaggtctaaatcagtccctgattagaggggaatcacccacctggtgtcccaggtctaaatcagtccctggttagaggggaatcacccacctggtgtcccaggtctaaaccagtccctggttagaggggaatcacccacctggtgtcccaggtctaaaccagtccctggttaaaggggaatcacccacctggtgtcccaggtctaaatcagtccctggttagaggggaatcacccacctggtgtcccaggtctaaatcagtccctgattagaggggaatcacccacctggtgtcccaggtctaaatcagtccctggttagaggggaatcacccacctggtgtcccaggtctaaatcagtccctgattagaggggaatcacccccctggtgtcccaggtctaaaccagtccctgattagaggggaatcacccacctggtgtcccaggtctaaaccagtccctggttagaggggaatcacccacctggtgtcccaggtctaaaccagtccctggttagaggggaatcacccacctggtgtcccaggtctaaaccagtccctggttagaggggaatcacccacctggtgtcccaggtctaaaccagtccctggttagaggggaatcacccccctggtgtcccaggtctaaatcagtccctgatcagaggggaatcacccccctggtgtcccaggtctaaatcagtccctggttagaggggaatcacccacctggtgtcccaggtctaaatcagtccctgattagaggggaatcacccacctggtgtcccaggtctagatcagtccctgattagaggggaatcacccacctggtgtcccaggtctaaaccagtccctgattagaggggaatcacccacctggtgtcccaggtctaaaccagtccctggttagaggggaatcacccacctggtgtcccaggtctaaaccagtccctgattagaggggaatcacccacctggtgtcccaggtctaaaccagtccctggttagaggggaatcacccacctggtgtcccaggtctaaaccagtccctgattagaggggaatcacccacctggtgtcccaggtctaaaccagtccctggttaaggggaatcacccacctggtgtcccaggtctaaaccagtccctgattagagggggaatcacccacctggtgtcccaggtctaaaccagtccctggttagaggggaatcacccacctggtgtcccaggtctaaatcagtccctgattagaggggaatcacccacctggtgtcccaggtctaaaccagtccctgattagaggggaatcacccacctggtgtcccaggtctaaatcagtccctgattagaggggaatcacccacctggtgtcccaggtctaaatcagtccctggttagaggggaatcacccacctggtgtcccaggtctaaaccagtccctgattagaggggaatcacccacctggtgtcccaggtctaaatcagaaAGTTCAGCCCTAACTCTCCTAACctataacccctgaccctaactctCCTAACCTATAGCCCCTGACCCTAACTCTCCTAACctataacccctgaccctaactctCCTAACctataacccctgaccctaactctCCTAACctataacccctgaccctaactctCCTAACctataacccctgaccctaactctCCTAACCTATAGCCCCTGACCCTAACTCTCCTAACCTATAGCCCCTGACCCTAACTCTCTAACctataacccctgaccctaactctCCTAACctataacccctgaccctaacctataacccctgaccctaactctCCTAACCTATAGCCCCTGACCCTAACTCTCTTAACCTATAGCCCCTGACCCTAACTCTCCTAACctataacccctgaccctaacctataGCCCctgaccctaactctaacctatagCCCCTGACCCTAACTCTCCTTATACctataaccctgaccctaactctCCTAACctataacccctgaccctaacctatagcccctgaccctaacctataGCCCCTGACCCTAACTCTCCTAACCTAtagcccctgaccctaacctatagcccctgaccctaacctatagcccctgaccctaacctataacccctgaccctaacctataacccctgaccctaacctatagcccctgaccctaacctatagcccctgaccctaacctataaccctgaccctaacctatagcccctgaccctaacctatagcccctgaccctaacctatagcccctgaccctaacctatagcccctgaccctaacctatagccctgaccctaacctatagccctgaccctaacctatagctgccctaacccctgaccctaacctatagcccctgaccctaacctatagcccctgaccctaacctataacccctgaccctaacctataacccctgaccctaacctataGCCCCTGACCCTAACTCTCCTAACCTATAAcctctctcctctggcctgtgTGCCAGGAGACCCCAAGGTACCGGTGCTGTACCAGGTGGAGAGGACCAGGGACGGTCGTAGTTTCAGCGTGCGGTCAGTGAAGGCCATCCAACACGGTCAGCCCATCCTCATCTGCCAGGCCTCCTTCCACAGTAACCAGCCCTCTCCTCTGCAGCACCAGTTCACCATGCCCTCTGTCCCCCCTCCTGAAGACCTGCTGACGGTGGAAGAACTCATACAGCGCTACCTCAGGTAATAAAACCGTTataaccaggggttggaaccaaaattattttccaatagtTTCGTTCTGATGAGAACCATTGTTTTTAAAATGTCTGTTCcgctgttccgaccagcaaaatcaAGTTCTGAACCGttcaaaacaaaaaaaaagtactgttttatattgttcctttctgttcctttttaaacatctgaaatatatacagtatattttttacatttagctcaacaTTAAATGACTTCACCAATCAGAGCGGCTTGCTGTGGAGCGGGTCAGCCATTTAATCTGTATAGGAAAGTCTTTAAGAGCAAATTGTATTTTGCCGTAACAGCATGGTTTAACCATAatgaaacacacacgcacactgtgctgccagtcACAGTGTAGGGCCTGAGATGCAACTGAAGGgtgaggatgtagctcagttgggagagcatggtgtttgcaacgccagggttgtgggttcgattcccacggggggccagtatgaaacaaataaatgtatgcacttactaactgtaagtggctctggataagagcgtctgctaaatgactaaaaatgtaaaatgtaaaggagagagcgagagaggatggaggaagcttgccttgaagcgctgggcatcttgtaaTGCATTATCTGAATAATGTCCACaaaattatacctacggaggagtggcttctatggatgaactttgaatgtctttgaactagACTTGtgcggtatccagattgtcacaccttcataccgaccttgtgccgTACTGGGATATTCAAtaataccggcactgaacacaaggggcgcTGTTTTCAAACCCCGCTCAGCCTCTGTAATCCCAAgtttagcaatgctaacaagtacatgtacaAATCCCATA
This window of the Coregonus clupeaformis isolate EN_2021a chromosome 10, ASM2061545v1, whole genome shotgun sequence genome carries:
- the acot8 gene encoding acyl-coenzyme A thioesterase 8; this encodes MAEQVSSETLEDRSDSAAVLQDLRSVLVTSVLNLEKLEIDLYRGTHHWVPRSRRLFGGQIIGQALVAAAESVSDNVFAHSLHCYFVRAGDPKVPVLYQVERTRDGRSFSVRSVKAIQHGQPILICQASFHSNQPSPLQHQFTMPSVPPPEDLLTVEELIQRYLSKPDLAEKAKQGLNKLLADEVPIEIKPVSPIDLYCGVAMEPKKLYWVRARGHIGKGDMKLHCCVAAYVSDYSFLGTALLPYPGQRTSFSASLDHAMWFHNTFRADEWMLYETESSWAGGSRGLVQGRLWRRDGVLAASCAQEGVLRVNAVTNESKL